TAGCTCGTCTGCAGGCAACGGACGAGGGACAGCTGCCCGGTGTGGGCCAGGTTCATCAGTATGGCGTTGAGCGCTTGCCTGGGGAGGAGCCCTTCGGAGAGGAAACGGCGGGGCGAGGTGGTGATGCCGGCCGGCAGGAGGAGCCAGCGTCCCTCCCGCCGCACCCGCTCGGCCAGAAAGGTGTCTTCCATGAGCGGCAGCGAGGTGTCGTAGGGGCCGACCTGTGCGAAGAAATCGCGCCGGATCAGGAACCCCTGGTCGCCGTGGGTGCAGCCGGGGCGGTCCAGCGCGGCCTTGGCGCCGTAGAAACGGTACGGGAGCGGAATGCTGTCGGGGAAGTCGAAGCGCAGTGCGAAGCGTCCCGCCACCCGTCCTCCGGCGTCCTGCGCCTCATGCAGGGAGTCCAGCGCCTTCCTGAGCGCCAGCGGATCGTCGAAACTGGAGTCGATGTGCAGGAAAAGGAGTGTGTCAGCGTGGGCGGAGTCGGCGCCGCGGTTCAGCTGCCCCCCTCTCCCCTTGGTTCCCTCGAGGATGATGAGCGGGAAGGGAAGGCCGGCGCGCAGTTGCTGAGCGATAGGGAGGCTGCGGTCGCTGGACGCGCCGTCGGAGAGGATCACTTCCAGGCGTACCCCCTGCTGCCGGGCGAGTGCCGTGAGGAAGGGAGTGACGTTCCCTTCCTCGTTGTAGATCGGCACTACGACCGACAGCTCGGGGTGCGACTCATAGGGCAAGAGTATCCGCCTTCTGGACCAGGTTGGGGAGGTCCGGCTTGGTAAGGATGTCGCTGGCGCCGAGGTTGCGCCATTTCAACTTGTTGTCGTCGCTGGCCAGTGACGAGAAGATTACCACCGGCAGCCCGCCCAGGTCCGCTTCTTTCCTGATCAGGGCGGTGAGGTGCAGGCCGTCCATTCGGGGCATTTCGATGTCGGTGATGACGAGGCTCAGCAGTTCCTTGAGCGGCTGCCCGCTCTCGGCGCACTTCTGCCGTACCGCCTGCACGTGCTCCCACGCCTCCTCGCCGTTCTCCGCCTCCACCACCTTGTAGCCCGCTTCGCGCAGGGAACCGCACATAGTCCTCCTGATGAAGGCGGAGTCGTCGGCGACCAGGATGGTCCTGGCCCCGCGGTTCAGGGCAGAATGGGCCAGCATCAGGTCCTCGCCCGGTGCGGCCAGCGCCATGGTGGAGGAGAGCTCGCCGATGATCTTCTCGAAGTCGAGGATAAGGATGATCCTGTCCTCCATCTTCACCACGCCGGTGATGTTGGCGTCGTGGATAGCCTTGACCGGCGGCTCCACGTTTTCCCATGAGATCCGATAGATGCGGGAGACGGAGTGTACCTGGATGCCGACCACGATCCTGTTGAACTCGAGCACGATGACCCGATCCGCCGGGATCCCATCCGTGTTCTTGTTCAGCGAGCGGGAGAGGTCGATCAGGGTGATCACCTGGTCGCGCAGTTTGATCATGCCGCTGACGCAGGGGTGGGAGTTCACCACCTTGCGGGTCTCGGGCAGCCTGATGATCTCGCGCACCTTGGCCACATTGACGCCGAAGTAGCAGGGAATCACGTTCCCCTTGCCGTCCACCTCGTCGATCCTGAATTCGACTATTTCCAGTTCGTTGGTGCCGCTTTCCAGCAGGATCTTGTTGTTCGGTTCCATACGCCCCCCGATTGTTTATTGCCGTTGCTTCTCATTACATCGGCAGCCGGTGGGAAATCATGAGACAAAATCTGCCGCTCACGCAAAGCCGCGAAGACTCCAAGCACTTCTTCTAGGGGTGCTTTCTTTGCGTCTTTGCGTGAGGCCGGGGTGCTGTCAATTGGCCAAGCGCACATCGACCCGGTTGTCGTAGAAGGTGCTCCCGCCGCCCTGGTCGGTCAAACGCTGCGATGTGAGGGCGTTCACCGAGCGCGCTCCCGGCGCATGGGCGAGCCACCATACCCCCTCGGCCACCACCACGCTCCGCGGCACCTTGGGCGTTACCTGCAGCCGGAAGGTGACCTTGCCGAGCTCGTTCCAAGCCACCACCTCCGCGCCGTCGCTAAGTCCCTTGTCAGCCGCATCCTGCGGATTCATCTTGAGCTGCATCCCCCCCTGGCTCTCCCTCAACTCTTCCCGCTCGTAGAAGGTTGCATTCAGTGCGTACGGGGTGGGCGCGGTCATCAGCCGGAAGGGAAGCCGCCCCTGCTCCTCGTGGGTGGGGAGGTAGCGCGGCAGCTTCTCGGCGAGCCTCTCGTTCAAAATCTCGATCTTACCCGACGGCGTCATGATCCCTGCCGGCCGTGCCGCCAGGGTCACCGGGCGTCCTTCCGCAAGCGCCTCCTCGTCGATCCCCGCGCGCAGCGGCTTGGGCACCTCCAGGAGCCGGTCGATCATCTGGTCCGCGCTGAGGGTGAAGATCTCTTCCTCAAAGCCCATCGCCTGGGCCAGAAGGGAGAACACCTCCCAGTTGGGCTTGCTCCCCCCCACCGGATCGATCACCGCCTGGGCGCGCTGGATGCAGTAGGTGCCGTAGGAACGGTAGATGTCGCTGTGCTCCAGCGACGATGTGGCGGGGAGCACGATGTCGGCGTAGCGCGCGGTGTCGGTCATGAAGCGTTCATGCACCACGGTGAAAAGGTCCTCGCGGGACAGGCCCTCGAGCACCGCGTTCTGGTCCGGGGTCACCGCGGCCGGGTTGGAGTGGTACACGTAGAGCCCCATGACCCGCGGCGCGTCGAGCTGGTTCAGCGCGTCGCCCAGCTGGTTCATGTTGATGAGCCGGGTCGGCCCGGGAGTCAGGTCCTCCCTGGTCAGGATCTCCATCGGGAAGGCGCCCCCGGTCGCGGTGTCGGGGAAGCACCCTGCGCCCTCCTTGCCGTAGGCGCCGACCAGCGCCGGCAGGCAGCAGATCGTGCGTACCGTCATAGAGCCGTTGCCGTAGCGCGACAACCCGCTCCCCAGGCGGATGAAGGGGGCCTTGGCCGCAGCGTAGGCACGCGCCATCTCCACGACTGCCTCTGCCTTGAGGCCGGTAATCTCCGCACAGCGCTCCGGGGTCATGGCTGGGAGTACCTCGGCCGCTAGTTCATCGAAGCCGAGCACCTGCTCCGCAATGAACTCGCGGTCGGCGAGTCCCTCGCGTGCAATGATGTGCATCATCCCCAGGGCCAGCGCCCCGTCGCTTCCCGGTCGCACCAGGAAGGTGCGGTTCGCTGCCGAGGCGGTTGGCGTCTCGTAGGTGTCGATCAGCCAGATCTGGCCGCCCCTTTGCCGCACCTCCTGCGCCTGGTTGAGGAAGTGGATGCTGGTCGCCGCCGCGTTGATCCCCCACAGGATGAGCAGGTCGCTGCTGCCGGCCGATTCCGGCGGCGGTGTCGCCGTCTTGCCCATCACCGCCTCCCATCCCGCTCCCTTGGCCGGGGAGCAGATGGTACGGTCCAGCCGGGAGGCGCCCATGCGATGGAAAAAGGGATGTCCCGCGTTACGCTGCACGATGCCCATGGTCCCCGCGTAGGAATAGGGGAGGATCGCCTCGGCGCCGTGCCCGGAGATGATGGTGCGCCAGCGCTCGGCTATGGTGGCGATCGCCTCGTCCCAGGTGATGGGGGTGAACTCGCCGCTCCCCTTGGCGCCGGTCCTCTTGAGCGGCGTCGTCAGGCGCAGCGGCGAATGGACGCTTTTCTCATAGTGGCGCATCTTTGGGCAGAGGGTGCCGCGGCTGAAGGGGTGCAGCGGGTCGCCTTGCACGGCGATGGCCTTGCCGTTTTCCACCTGCACCAGCATGCTGCAGGTATCCGGGCAGTCGAAGGGGCAGACCGATCTCCTGGTGACGACGTTCATCTGTGATCTCCTGTGTTGGTGGCAAAAAAAAGTCGCGAGCCGTTGCGACGGCTGCTTCTTTGTATCTGTATTTGCGAGGGGGATCAACAGAAAAGGAAGGGGGGGAGGCGGGTTGCGCCCCGGGACGGAGCGCAGCCCGAATAGGTGGTGCCGCTACTTCTTATGGCACTTGGCGCAGTTGCCGGCAGGCTTGAAGGCCTTCTTGCCGTTGTGGCACTCGCCGCAGTACTTACCGGCGTTGATGTCGGCCATCTTCATCTGGGCGGAGCCCTTCTTCATCTTGAAGATCTTGGTGTGGCACTCGTTACATTTGAGCCCCTTGCCGGCATGGTCGTCGCCCTTGAAGGTCACTTTACCCATCGAGGTCGGCCACTCCACGGTCTTGCCTGCCGAAACCGCCATGGCCTGTGCCGCTGTCATTACTACCACCATTGCCGCCGCTGCTATCGCAATTCTTTTCATAGCTACTCCTTATTCATTAGTAAAAAAGCCATTACTTTGATAGCACAGCTCCCCCCGATGTCAAGGCACCTCCTCGACCTGATTAGGTAAAACAGGAAAGCCTCTTTCGCATTCAATGACTTGCAAGTCGCCGCGACTGTAGTTTAATGTGATGGTCGGCTCAACCTCTTATTAAAATATCATCCGGATTCGGCATGGAAGACGATTACAGCGAATACCGCCAGGTCCTTGCACCGGGCATGCGCATCGAGATCGGCATCCCGCTCTCGGGCGGCGGCGTGTTCCGGGACTGGGGCGTCATCAGCGAGTCGGGCGGAGACCTGCTGCAGTTGCAGATCTCCCGCGACGTGCTTCCGGCCAACGTCCGGGTGGATGTCGGCTTCATCCTTGATGTCAGCGTCTGGCTTGGCAAGGACAGCTATACCTGCAGCGGTATCGTCACCGACCGCCTCGGCGACCGTGTGCTGCAGATACGGCTTTTCGGCCGATTCACCCTGCGCGAACGGCGCCAGTTCTTCCGGACCGACATGGCGTTGAGGGTCCGCTACGACATAGTGGACGAGTCGACCCGCAAAGAGGTGGAAAGGGATTGGGAGGTGCGCAAGGAGCGCGAGCAGATGAAGTTCCAGGGGTATGATGACTTCGTCATCGCCGCCCAGATGGCGCGCTTCAAGCCGGCCAAGGACATCGTCTGGCGGGATCTGCTTCGGGCCCAGCTGAACCTGGGCGGAGGCGGGATCTGTCTGCGCATGCCGACCACGGCGCGGCCGGACCAACTGGTGAACATGGAACTGTACCTGCCGCAGGAGCCGCCGCGGCTAGTGCATGCGGTCGGTCAGGTCGTCCATGTCAAGCCTCCGCTTGTGCAGCGTGACGGCTCCAACCGCTACGACGTCGGCATGGAATTCCTTTTTCTGGACGAGCGGGACCGCGACCTGATCTTCAAGCAGATCTCCTCGGTCCAGATCGCCCACCTGCGCAAGATCGCCGACAAGCGTGACGAGGACGAGGCTACCGACACTCCTCCGGTTGTGCTGTCCCGCAGGCAAAAAGTGGTCAGAGCCCTCTGGACGCTGTTTGCTCTCATCCTGGTGTATGCCCTGGGACGCTACCTCATTTCCTACAGCAAAGCCCCCCCCGAAAACGAGATCCAGAAAACCTACGAAGAATCAATCCGCAAGTACCGCCACCTG
This window of the Geomonas agri genome carries:
- a CDS encoding TIGR04283 family arsenosugar biosynthesis glycosyltransferase — translated: MPYESHPELSVVVPIYNEEGNVTPFLTALARQQGVRLEVILSDGASSDRSLPIAQQLRAGLPFPLIILEGTKGRGGQLNRGADSAHADTLLFLHIDSSFDDPLALRKALDSLHEAQDAGGRVAGRFALRFDFPDSIPLPYRFYGAKAALDRPGCTHGDQGFLIRRDFFAQVGPYDTSLPLMEDTFLAERVRREGRWLLLPAGITTSPRRFLSEGLLPRQALNAILMNLAHTGQLSLVRCLQTSYRSQDATARLKLAPVLKPLHRAIGELDEGERRSLWYRTGAYVRGNAWQIPFFLDVVTGGIREAGRGGRFLELYDRFLGRVIDNKAGDLGAALLTWLWFRLTLLAAP
- a CDS encoding chemotaxis protein CheV; this encodes MEPNNKILLESGTNELEIVEFRIDEVDGKGNVIPCYFGVNVAKVREIIRLPETRKVVNSHPCVSGMIKLRDQVITLIDLSRSLNKNTDGIPADRVIVLEFNRIVVGIQVHSVSRIYRISWENVEPPVKAIHDANITGVVKMEDRIILILDFEKIIGELSSTMALAAPGEDLMLAHSALNRGARTILVADDSAFIRRTMCGSLREAGYKVVEAENGEEAWEHVQAVRQKCAESGQPLKELLSLVITDIEMPRMDGLHLTALIRKEADLGGLPVVIFSSLASDDNKLKWRNLGASDILTKPDLPNLVQKADTLAL
- a CDS encoding molybdopterin oxidoreductase family protein, whose product is MNVVTRRSVCPFDCPDTCSMLVQVENGKAIAVQGDPLHPFSRGTLCPKMRHYEKSVHSPLRLTTPLKRTGAKGSGEFTPITWDEAIATIAERWRTIISGHGAEAILPYSYAGTMGIVQRNAGHPFFHRMGASRLDRTICSPAKGAGWEAVMGKTATPPPESAGSSDLLILWGINAAATSIHFLNQAQEVRQRGGQIWLIDTYETPTASAANRTFLVRPGSDGALALGMMHIIAREGLADREFIAEQVLGFDELAAEVLPAMTPERCAEITGLKAEAVVEMARAYAAAKAPFIRLGSGLSRYGNGSMTVRTICCLPALVGAYGKEGAGCFPDTATGGAFPMEILTREDLTPGPTRLINMNQLGDALNQLDAPRVMGLYVYHSNPAAVTPDQNAVLEGLSREDLFTVVHERFMTDTARYADIVLPATSSLEHSDIYRSYGTYCIQRAQAVIDPVGGSKPNWEVFSLLAQAMGFEEEIFTLSADQMIDRLLEVPKPLRAGIDEEALAEGRPVTLAARPAGIMTPSGKIEILNERLAEKLPRYLPTHEEQGRLPFRLMTAPTPYALNATFYEREELRESQGGMQLKMNPQDAADKGLSDGAEVVAWNELGKVTFRLQVTPKVPRSVVVAEGVWWLAHAPGARSVNALTSQRLTDQGGGSTFYDNRVDVRLAN
- a CDS encoding cytochrome c3 family protein; amino-acid sequence: MKRIAIAAAAMVVVMTAAQAMAVSAGKTVEWPTSMGKVTFKGDDHAGKGLKCNECHTKIFKMKKGSAQMKMADINAGKYCGECHNGKKAFKPAGNCAKCHKK
- a CDS encoding PilZ-like domain-containing protein, with amino-acid sequence MEDDYSEYRQVLAPGMRIEIGIPLSGGGVFRDWGVISESGGDLLQLQISRDVLPANVRVDVGFILDVSVWLGKDSYTCSGIVTDRLGDRVLQIRLFGRFTLRERRQFFRTDMALRVRYDIVDESTRKEVERDWEVRKEREQMKFQGYDDFVIAAQMARFKPAKDIVWRDLLRAQLNLGGGGICLRMPTTARPDQLVNMELYLPQEPPRLVHAVGQVVHVKPPLVQRDGSNRYDVGMEFLFLDERDRDLIFKQISSVQIAHLRKIADKRDEDEATDTPPVVLSRRQKVVRALWTLFALILVYALGRYLISYSKAPPENEIQKTYEESIRKYRHLDKQP